Proteins from one Chroococcidiopsis sp. CCMEE 29 genomic window:
- a CDS encoding IS4 family transposase produces the protein MIHSFPKIVKELMATLPKKDYPVLNTRLFVECWLGYALDKSLTSMRDLFKRLNNTGIEVDISTFSKASSDRSQQIFQQIYQQVSRLIYQKNLPGKYTICPIDSTTISLTSKLLWSLGYHQVKLFSSLNLQTGAPEENLVIFGFNHDYNYGKDMIDSLPEKAVGVMDRGFAGLKFLQNAATSNKYFVLRIGNKYKLEFTQESELVLIGTGKKKGFYRVVQFCDLETKTEYRLVTNLPKLGEAAISDEEVMEIYRCRWGIELLWKFLKMHLKLDHLITKNVNGIAIQIHATLIAYLILQLVEIPQGWGNKLLDKLRYLQACMCQEISYIHWMESILSG, from the coding sequence ATTATACATTCGTTCCCCAAGATTGTCAAAGAGTTAATGGCAACCTTGCCTAAAAAGGATTATCCAGTCTTGAATACCCGCTTATTTGTCGAATGCTGGTTAGGCTATGCGCTAGATAAAAGCTTAACCAGCATGAGGGATTTATTTAAGCGGTTAAACAACACGGGAATTGAAGTAGATATTTCAACTTTCTCTAAAGCTAGCTCTGATCGAAGCCAACAGATATTTCAACAAATTTATCAGCAAGTATCTAGACTGATTTATCAAAAGAATTTGCCTGGTAAGTATACTATCTGTCCCATAGATTCAACCACGATTTCTTTAACAAGTAAATTGTTATGGAGCTTGGGATATCATCAAGTAAAACTTTTTAGTTCTTTAAACCTACAAACGGGAGCACCAGAGGAAAACTTAGTTATTTTCGGGTTTAATCATGACTATAACTACGGTAAAGACATGATAGATAGCTTACCAGAGAAAGCTGTTGGAGTTATGGACAGGGGGTTTGCTGGGTTAAAATTTTTACAAAATGCTGCTACCTCAAACAAGTATTTTGTTCTAAGAATTGGGAATAAATACAAGCTGGAATTTACTCAAGAATCTGAATTAGTTTTGATTGGAACAGGAAAGAAAAAAGGATTCTATCGAGTTGTTCAATTTTGTGACTTAGAAACAAAAACTGAATACCGATTAGTCACCAATTTACCTAAGCTTGGAGAAGCAGCTATTTCTGATGAAGAAGTGATGGAGATTTACCGCTGTCGCTGGGGGATTGAGTTACTATGGAAGTTTTTAAAGATGCACTTAAAGCTCGACCATCTCATCACAAAAAATGTCAATGGTATTGCTATACAAATTCATGCCACCTTGATAGCTTATTTAATTTTACAGCTAGTAGAAATTCCTCAAGGTTGGGGAAATAAGCTACTAGATAAACTTCGCTATCTTCAAGCATGTATGTGTCAAGAAATCAGTTACATCCACTGGATGGAAAGTATTCTATCGGGTTAA
- a CDS encoding MFS transporter: protein MRTFIIIWFGQLVSTIGSYMTEFALSIWAWQLTGSATALALVGFFSQLPRIPITLFAGVIVDRCNRRHLMMLGDSIAVLSTIAIGLLYFTHNLQIWHLYLTGAVNSCFGQLQQLAYSTSITLLVPQHQYTRASSMGSIVHYGSTIFSPALAGSLYPVIGLVGILLIDLSTFAVAIATLLFVHIPQPPIVTAVNSAPEKWQQLTFGFRYILTKPGLYALIAISSLFWFAHDLGGAVYDPMILARTGGNAQVLGSVASAAGVGGVTGALIVSTWGGFQRQIKGVLLGFIGAGLSKTVFGLGRMPLIWIPAQFCSSLNFPLLGSSETAIWLAKVAPELQGRVFAAQSLILQVVSASATLIAGPIADYLLEPAMMPGGNLAAIFGGIFGTGSGAGIAILYVTASICMLLVGIGGFAFPTLRNVEDVILERDPASAG from the coding sequence GTGCGTACATTTATCATCATCTGGTTTGGTCAACTTGTCTCCACTATTGGTAGCTATATGACGGAGTTTGCCCTGTCAATTTGGGCTTGGCAACTCACTGGTTCAGCAACCGCCTTAGCTTTGGTGGGTTTCTTTTCTCAATTACCACGTATCCCGATCACGCTGTTTGCTGGAGTAATTGTAGACCGCTGCAACCGCAGGCACTTAATGATGTTGGGTGACTCGATTGCTGTTCTCTCCACTATTGCGATTGGGTTACTGTATTTCACTCATAACTTACAAATCTGGCATTTATACCTGACGGGTGCAGTTAATAGTTGTTTTGGGCAACTTCAGCAGTTAGCTTACTCTACTTCAATTACATTACTTGTCCCCCAGCACCAGTACACTCGTGCTAGCAGTATGGGTTCTATTGTGCATTACGGTTCGACAATCTTTTCCCCAGCGCTGGCTGGTAGTTTGTATCCGGTTATTGGTTTAGTAGGGATACTGCTGATCGATCTCTCTACCTTTGCAGTGGCGATCGCCACCCTACTTTTCGTCCATATTCCTCAACCCCCCATCGTCACAGCCGTCAATTCTGCTCCCGAAAAATGGCAACAGCTTACCTTTGGTTTTCGCTACATCTTGACAAAACCAGGTTTATATGCATTGATAGCCATCTCCTCTTTGTTTTGGTTTGCCCACGACTTAGGAGGAGCTGTGTACGATCCAATGATTCTCGCTCGTACAGGGGGCAATGCACAAGTTTTGGGTAGTGTCGCTTCTGCTGCGGGGGTAGGAGGTGTAACCGGGGCATTAATTGTTAGCACCTGGGGTGGTTTTCAGCGGCAAATAAAAGGGGTGCTGTTAGGGTTTATCGGTGCTGGCTTGAGTAAAACGGTGTTTGGTTTGGGTAGAATGCCATTGATCTGGATTCCGGCGCAATTCTGTTCTTCTTTGAATTTTCCCTTACTTGGTAGTTCAGAAACTGCAATTTGGTTAGCGAAGGTAGCACCAGAATTACAAGGGCGGGTGTTTGCCGCGCAATCGCTGATCTTGCAGGTAGTTTCTGCCAGTGCAACTTTAATCGCTGGACCAATTGCTGATTATCTCCTAGAACCAGCAATGATGCCAGGAGGTAATTTAGCAGCTATCTTTGGAGGGATATTCGGCACTGGTTCTGGTGCGGGGATAGCAATTTTGTACGTAACCGCATCAATCTGTATGTTGCTGGTTGGGATAGGAGGATTTGCCTTTCCCACTTTGCGAAATGTGGAGGATGTGATTTTAGAGCGCGATCCTGCCTCTGCTGGGTAA